The genomic window CGTCGCGTGCGGCATGCTTGCCGCCGCGCTCGGGTTTGTCACGCCCATGGCGGCACACGCCGAACCGGGCATCACCAAGTCCACCATCCGGATCGGCCAGTCGGCCGGTGTCAGCGGCCCGGTCGCGGGCTCCGTCAAGGAGCAGATCGCCGGGGCGCAGGTCTACCTGAACCACATCAACGCCAACGGCGGCGTGGCGGGGCGGCGCATCGAGTTGCTGACCTACGACGACGGCTTCGACGCCAAGCGCACGCCCGACAACGTCCGCAAGCTGATTGGCGAGGACAAGGTGTTCGCGCTGTTCATGGTGCGCGGCACGCCGCAGAACGAAAGCATCCTGCCGATCATCGGCGCCGAGAAGGTACCGCTGATCGCCCCGCTGACCGGCGCCATCACGCTGCACCGGCCCGTCAACCGCTACGTGTTCAACGTGCGCGCCAAGTACCAGGACGAGGTGGCCCGCGCGATCAACCACCTGGCCACGTCGGGCATGAGCCGCATCGCCATCTTCTACGCCAACGACGGCTTCGGCCAGGACGTGTTCGAAGGCTTCAACACCGCGCTCCAGGCGCGCGGCGTGCAGCCGGCCGGCGCGGCGTCGTTCAACCGGCCGATGGGCGACATCGCACAGGGCGTGGCCACGCTGAACAAGGCCAACCCGCAGGCGGTGATGGTGATCGGGTCGGGGTCGGAGGCGGCGCGGATCATCCGCGAGATGAAAAAGGGCGGCAGCCAGGCGCAGTTCGTCACGCTGTCGAACAACGCGGCCGATTCGTTCATCAAGGACCTGGGCGAGGACGGCAAGGGGCTGATCATCACGCAGGTGGTGCCGGGGATGAATTCGAGCCAGATGAGCATCGCCAGCGAGTACCGCGGGCTGGCCAAGGCCCAGAACCAGGAGCCCAGCAACGCGGGCATGGAAGGCTTCATGTCGGCCAAGGTGCTGGTGGAAGGGCTGCGCCGCGCCGGGCCCGAGCCCACGCGCGAGAAGCTGGTGACCGCGCTGGAAGGGCTGCGCGACTACGACCTGGGCGGCATCCTGATCAGCTACAGCCCGGCCCGCCATACCGGGTCGTCGTTCGTCGAGATGTCGATCGTCTCGTCGACCGGCAAGCTGATCCGCTGAGGCCCCGCCGCGCCCGGCGGGCTGCGGTATAGTGGCCGCCATGGCGACGACCCCCGCAGTCCATCCTTTCTCTCTGGCCCGCCG from Cupriavidus pauculus includes these protein-coding regions:
- a CDS encoding ABC transporter substrate-binding protein, which produces MRNARYVACGMLAAALGFVTPMAAHAEPGITKSTIRIGQSAGVSGPVAGSVKEQIAGAQVYLNHINANGGVAGRRIELLTYDDGFDAKRTPDNVRKLIGEDKVFALFMVRGTPQNESILPIIGAEKVPLIAPLTGAITLHRPVNRYVFNVRAKYQDEVARAINHLATSGMSRIAIFYANDGFGQDVFEGFNTALQARGVQPAGAASFNRPMGDIAQGVATLNKANPQAVMVIGSGSEAARIIREMKKGGSQAQFVTLSNNAADSFIKDLGEDGKGLIITQVVPGMNSSQMSIASEYRGLAKAQNQEPSNAGMEGFMSAKVLVEGLRRAGPEPTREKLVTALEGLRDYDLGGILISYSPARHTGSSFVEMSIVSSTGKLIR